One window from the genome of Choloepus didactylus isolate mChoDid1 chromosome 2, mChoDid1.pri, whole genome shotgun sequence encodes:
- the MASP2 gene encoding mannan-binding lectin serine protease 2 isoform X1 produces the protein MRLLMVLGVLWGAAAALPTPQWPEPMFGRLASPGFPEVYANDQEQHWALTAPPGYRLRLYFTHFHLELSHLCEYDFVKLSAGTKVLTTLCGWESTDTERAPGNDTFYSPGPSLDVTFRSDYSNEKPFTGFEAFYAAEDINECQVPPGEDPPCDHHCHNHLGGFYCSCRRGYVLHRDKRTCSEQSL, from the exons ATGAG gCTGCTGATGGTCCTGGGTGTGCTGTGGGGTGCAGCGGCCGCGCTCCCCACCCCACAGTGGCCAGAGCCCATGTTCGGGCGCCTGGCGTCCCCCGGCTTCCCCGAGGTGTATGCCAACGACCAGGAGCAGCACTGGGCCCTGACGGCGCCCCCCGGCTACCGTCTGCGCCTCTACTTCACCCACTTTCACCTGGAGCTCTCCCACCTCTGCGAGTACGACTTTGTCAAG CTGAGCGCGGGGACCAAGGTGCTGACCACACTGTGTGGGTGGGAGAGCACGGACACCGAGCGTGCCCCCGGCAATGACACCTTCTACTCTCCGGGCCCCAGCCTGGACGTCACCTTCCGCTCCGACTACTCCAACGAGAAGCCCTTCACGGGCTTTGAGGCCTTCTACGCAGCAGAGG ACATCAATGAGTGCCAGGTGCCCCCCGGGGAGGACCCCCCCTGCGACCACCACTGCCACAACCACCTGGGCGGCTTCTACTGCTCCTGCCGTCGGGGCTATGTCCTCCACCGTGACAAGCGCACCTGCTCAG AGCAGAGCCTCTAG
- the SRM gene encoding spermidine synthase isoform X2, whose product MEPGPDGPAASGPAASGPAAICEGWFRETCSLWPGQALSLQVERLLHHQRSRYQDILVFRSKAYGNVLVLDGVIQCTERDEFSYQEMIANLPLCSHPDPRKDVIQVSKKFLPGMAVGYSSSKLTLHVGDGFEFMKQNQDAFDVIITDSSDPMGPAESLFKESYYQLMKTALKENGILCCQGECQWLHLDLIKEMRLFCKSLFPVVDYAYCTIPTYPSGQIGFMLCSKNPSTNFREPVQQLTQKQVEQMQLKYYNSDVHRAAFVLPEFARKALNEGS is encoded by the exons ATGGAGCCCGGCCCCGACGGCCCCGCCGCCTCCGGCCCCGCCGCCTCCGGCCCCGCTGCCATCTGCGAGGGCTGGTTCCGCGAGACGTGCAGCCTGTGGCCCGGCCAGGCCCTGTCGCTGCAGGTGGAGCGGCTGCTACACCATCAGCGCTCGCGCTACCAGGACATCCTTGTCTTCCGCAG TAAGGCTTACGGCAACGTGCTGGTGCTGGACGGCGTCATCCAGTGCACCGAGCGGGACGAGTTCTCCTACCAGGAGATGATAGCCAACCTGCCCCTCTGCAGCCACCCGGACCCCCGCAAG gaTGTCATCCAGGTCTCCAAGAAGTTCCTGCCAGGCATGGCAGTTGGCTACTCCAGCTCAAAGTTGACCCTACATGTGGGTGATGGTTTTGAGTTCATGAAACAGAACCAGGATGCCTTCGATGTTATCATCACCGACTCCTCAGACCCCATGG GCCCAGCGGAGAGCCTCTTCAAGGAATCCTATTACCAGCTCATGAAAACAGCCCTCAAGGAGAATGGGATTCTCTGTTGCCAGG gtgAGTGCCAGTGGCTGCACCTAGACCTTATCAAGGAGATGAGGCTGTTTTGCAAGTCCCTCTTCCCCGTGGTGGACTATGCCTACTGCACCATCCCCACCTACCCCAGCGGCCAGATCGGCTTCATGTTGTGCAGCAAAAACCCG AGCACCAACTTCCGGGAGCCCGTGCAGCAGCTGACACAGAAGCAGGTGGAGCAGATGCAGCTGAAGTACTACAACTCGGACGTGCACCGGGCGGCCTTCGTGCTGCCTGAGTTTGCCCGCAAG GCCCTGAACGAGGGGAGCTGA
- the SRM gene encoding spermidine synthase isoform X1, translating to MEPGPDGPAASGPAASGPAAICEGWFRETCSLWPGQALSLQVERLLHHQRSRYQDILVFRSKAYGNVLVLDGVIQCTERDEFSYQEMIANLPLCSHPDPRKVLIIGGGDGGVLREVVKHPSVESVVQCEIDEDVIQVSKKFLPGMAVGYSSSKLTLHVGDGFEFMKQNQDAFDVIITDSSDPMGPAESLFKESYYQLMKTALKENGILCCQGECQWLHLDLIKEMRLFCKSLFPVVDYAYCTIPTYPSGQIGFMLCSKNPSTNFREPVQQLTQKQVEQMQLKYYNSDVHRAAFVLPEFARKALNEGS from the exons ATGGAGCCCGGCCCCGACGGCCCCGCCGCCTCCGGCCCCGCCGCCTCCGGCCCCGCTGCCATCTGCGAGGGCTGGTTCCGCGAGACGTGCAGCCTGTGGCCCGGCCAGGCCCTGTCGCTGCAGGTGGAGCGGCTGCTACACCATCAGCGCTCGCGCTACCAGGACATCCTTGTCTTCCGCAG TAAGGCTTACGGCAACGTGCTGGTGCTGGACGGCGTCATCCAGTGCACCGAGCGGGACGAGTTCTCCTACCAGGAGATGATAGCCAACCTGCCCCTCTGCAGCCACCCGGACCCCCGCAAG GTGTTGATCATCGGGGGCGGGGACGGGGGCGTCCTGCGGGAGGTGGTGAAGCACCCCTCAGTGGAGTCGGTGGTCCAGTGTGAGATTGACGAG gaTGTCATCCAGGTCTCCAAGAAGTTCCTGCCAGGCATGGCAGTTGGCTACTCCAGCTCAAAGTTGACCCTACATGTGGGTGATGGTTTTGAGTTCATGAAACAGAACCAGGATGCCTTCGATGTTATCATCACCGACTCCTCAGACCCCATGG GCCCAGCGGAGAGCCTCTTCAAGGAATCCTATTACCAGCTCATGAAAACAGCCCTCAAGGAGAATGGGATTCTCTGTTGCCAGG gtgAGTGCCAGTGGCTGCACCTAGACCTTATCAAGGAGATGAGGCTGTTTTGCAAGTCCCTCTTCCCCGTGGTGGACTATGCCTACTGCACCATCCCCACCTACCCCAGCGGCCAGATCGGCTTCATGTTGTGCAGCAAAAACCCG AGCACCAACTTCCGGGAGCCCGTGCAGCAGCTGACACAGAAGCAGGTGGAGCAGATGCAGCTGAAGTACTACAACTCGGACGTGCACCGGGCGGCCTTCGTGCTGCCTGAGTTTGCCCGCAAG GCCCTGAACGAGGGGAGCTGA